The Mesorhizobium opportunistum WSM2075 DNA window TGCTGGTGCGCTACCGTTTTCCCGGTCGCCGCATCGTCGATGCCATGGTCGACCTGCCCTTCGCCCTGCCGACCGCGGTCGCCGGCATCGCGCTGACCACGCTCTATGCGCCGAACGGCTGGATCGGCAAACTCCTGATGCCGCTCGGCATCAAGGTCGCCTACACGCCGCTCGGCATCGTCATCGCCCTGGTCTTCATCGGCCTGCCCTTCGTCGTGCGCACCGTGCAGCCGATCATGGAAGAGATCGACAAGGAGGTCGAGGAAGCCGCCGCCACGCTCGGCGCCAGCCGCTTCCAGATCATCACCCGCGTGCTGTTCCCGGGCCTGGCGCCGGCCATCATCACCGGCTTTTCGCTGGCCTTTGCCCGCGGCGTCGGCGAATACGGCTCGGTCATCTTCATCGCCGGCAATTTGCCCTACAAATCCGAGATCGCGCCGCTTTTGATCGTCATCCGGCTCGAGGAATACAATTATCCGGCGGCGACCGCGATCGCGGCGATCATGCTCGCTCTGTCGTTCGTCATGCTTCTGGTCGTCAATCTGGTGCAGACATGGAGCCGCAAGCGCTATGGCTGATCCCGAAATCAAATCCTGGGAACCCTACCATGAGAGCCGCTCGGCGGCGGTGACCGAAAGCCGTCCGGCGCAGGCCGTGCTGATGGCGATCGCCTTTGCCTTCCTCGGCGTCTTCCTGCTCTTGCCGCTGATCATCGTCTTCCATGAGGCGCTGGCGAAAGGCGTCGGTGCCTATACGCAGGCCCTGGGCGAAGCGGACGCGCGCTCGGCCATCCACCTGACATTGCTCGTCGCCGCGATCTCGGTGCCGCTCAATGTCGTCTTCGGCATCTCCGCCGCCTGGGCGATCGCCAAGTTCGAATTCAAGGGCAAGGCGTTTTTGACCACGCTGATCGACCTGCCCTTCTCGGTCTCGCCGGTGATCTCGGGCCTGGTCTATGTGCTTTTGTTCGGCGCGCAAGGATTGCTCGGCGATTGGCTGAAGGGACATGGCATCCAGATCCTGTTCGCCGTGCCGGGCATCGTGCTGGCCACCGTCTTCGTCACCTTCCCGTTCGTCGCCCGCGAGCTGATCCCGCTGATGCAGGAACAGGGCAATGGCGATGAGGAGGCGGCGCTTTCGCTCGGCGCCAATGGCTGGCAGACCTTCTGGTTCGTCACCTTGCCCAACGTCAAATGGGGGCTGCTCTACGGCGTGCTGTTGTGCAATGCGCGCGCCATGGGCGAATTCGGCGCGGTGTCGGTGGTGTCGGGCCATATACGCGGCCTGACCAACACCATGCCGCTGCATGTCGAAATCCTCTACAACGAGTACAACGCCGTCGGCGCTTTCGCCGTCGCCTCGTTGCTGGCCGGGCTGGCGCTGGTCACGCTGGTCTTGAAAACACTGCTCGAGATGCGCTACGGCGCCGAACTCGCCGCGACGCGCGGGCACTGACAGATGCATGTCGCCCAAAAGTGGGAACCGGTTTTGGAGCAACGACATGCATGAATCAAAAGATATGTCGCCCAAAAGTGGGAACCGGTTTTGGGGCAACGACATGCATGAACCAGAAGATATGTCGCCCAAAAGTGGGAACCGGTTTTGGGATGAGGACATGCATCCATTACAAAGGGGCTGTTGATGGAAGTTCGCGTTGCCAATGTGCGCAAGGAATTCGAGCGGTTTCCCGCGCTCCACGACGTGTCGCTCGACATCAAGTCGGGCGAGTTGATCGCGTTGCTGGGGCCGTCCGGCTCCGGCAAGACGACGCTGCTCAGGCTGATCGCCGGGCTGGAGCGGCCGACGCGGGGAAAAATCTTCTTCGGCGACGAGGACGCCTCGCAGAGATCGATCCAGGAGCGCAATGTCGGCTTCGTCTTCCAGCACTATGCGCTGTTCCGGCACATGACGGTGGCCGACAATATCGGCTTCGGCCTCAAGGTCCGGCACGGGCCATCACGGCCGCCGGCGCAGGAAATCCGCCGCCGCGCCTCCGAGCTTCTCGACCTCGTCCAGCTCTCGGGCCTGGAAAAGCGCTATCCGGCACAACTCTCCGGCGGCCAGCGCCAGCGCGTGGCGTTGGCACGCGCCATGGCGATCGAGCCCAAGGTGCTCTTGCTCGACGAGCCGTTCGGCGCGCTCGATGCGCAGGTGCGGCGTGAATTGCGCCGCTGGCTGCGCGAAATCCATGATGCCACCGGCCACACCACCGTCTTCGTCACCCACGACCAGGAAGAGGCGCTGGAGCTTGCCGACCGCGTCGTGGTGATGAGCCAGGGCCGCATCGAGCAGGTCGGCACCGCCGACGACATCTACGACACGCCGAACTCGCCCTTCGTCTACGGCTTCATCGGCGAATCGAGCTCGCTCCCCGTCAAGGTCGAGAACGGCGAGATCTGGCTCGCCGACCGTCCGATCGGGCTTGCCGCGCCCGGTGAGCCCTCTGGCGACGCGACGCTGTATTTCCGCCCGCACGATATCGACCTGCTGGACGGCTGCAGCGGCTGCATCGCCGGTACGGTGACCGCCAGCCGCCGCGTCGCCGGCACGCGGCGCGTCGAGCTCGAAATCGGCGGCGAACGCCGGCGGGTCGAGATCGAGCTGCCGGTCGATCACCCAGCGGCGCAGAAGAGCCGGGTGGCTTTCCGCCCGGGACGTTGGAAGCTGTTTGCGGCGTCGACCGCGATCCAGAATCGCACGTTCGCGTTTGCGAGCGGCAAGAAACGGGTTTTGGAAAAGCCCGAGCGGCTAAAGCCCACTACGCGCGCCGCCTGAATTGAGCCGATCACAGCGTCGGCTTCAGGATCGACGCTTCTTCGTGTCTGGAGCCGGCGCCAGCATCGTGAAAGCGCGCCCGATCTCGTGATCGCCCTCAGCCACGATGGTCGCCGAGATCAGTACATGTTCTTTTTGCAGCAGGACCGAATGGGTCATTCTCCCGGCCGCCATCATTGTCGTCGAGTACCCGACAACGGACCAGCCTGAGGCAAGAAGACGACTAAGCTTGTCGTCCGGTTGCAGTTCTCCAGCAGCCATAAGGTTCCTCCCGCGAGACCGAGAATTTGGAGGGTGTGCAGACGCTGCCACTCCCTCGTTCTCGGTTCGAGGCCAATCCGACGTTATAATCGGGTCACCATTATGGTTGTTCAACCGACGGCACGGGCATCAGGGGTGGAGAAGCCGTTTGGAAGCTTCTCCCGTTTCCAGCAGCGGGCTTACTCGGGCTTGTAGATCTGGTCGAATATACCACCGTCGCCGAAATGATAAGGCTGTGCCTTCTTCCAGCCGCCGAAAAGCGGATCGTCGATGGAGATCAGCTTGATATCGGGGGTCTTGGGCAGATCCGCCGGCGCCACCAGTTCGGGCTTGGCCGGGCGATAGTGGTTCTTGGCGATGATGGTCTGGCCTTCCTTGGAATAGAGCCAGCCCAGATAGGCTTCGGCGACCTTGCGCGTGCCCTTGGCATCGACATTGGCGTCGACGATCGCCACCGGCGGCTCGGCCAGGATCGATGTCGGCGGATAGACGATCTCGAAATTGTCGGCGCCGAATTCATCGAGCGCCAGATAGGCGTCGTTTTCCCAGCCGATCAGCACGTCGCCGATGCCCTTTTGCGCGAAGGTCACGGTCGAGCCGCGCGCACCGGTGTCGAGCACCGGGGCATTGGCATAGAGCTTGCCGACGAATGCCTTGGTCTTGGCTTCGTCGCCGCCATCGTTGGCGTTGGCGTAGGCCCAGGCCGCCAGATAGTTCCAGCGGGCGCCGCCGGAGGTCTTGGGGTTGGGCGTGATCACCTGGGTGCCGTCCTTGACGAGGTCGTTCCAGTCATGGATGCCCTTGGGATTGCCCTTGCGGACCAGGAAGATGATGGTCGAGGTGTAGGGCGCCGAATTGTTTTCGAATTTCTTGCGCCAGTCGGGATCGATCTTCTTCGACTTCGAGACGATGGCGTTGATGTCGCCTTCGAGCGCCAGCGTCACCACATCGGCCTCGAGGCCGTCGATCACGGCGCGCGCCTGGGCGCCCGATCCGCCATGTGACTGCTGGATGGTGACCGTCTCGCCGGTCTCGGCCTTCCAGTGCGCGACGAAGGCCTCGTCATAGGCCTTGTAGAGCTCGCGCGTCGGATCGTAGGACACGTTGAGAATGGTGGTGTCGGCAAACGCGAAACCGAGCGTGCCGAACTGGACAGATGCGGCGACCAGTACGCCGAGCAGTTTCTTGAAATGAGGTTTGGTCATTTCTGCCTCCGTTGATGACGGATCAAACTCTACCAAATTTATAGAAAAAAGATGCATTCATCCGAAAGGGCAGACATGCCGCATCAGCTAATCCAAAAGGCGGGCCTTGGTACGAAGACCGCGGCAAAAGGCCGGCGCGCCGGTGCGGGCTTTTGTCGGGAAGAACTTCGCCACCACAATCGTTTTGCAAGGTGGATGGGCAACGGGGCTAGAAAAAATGTCTCACAATGACGCGAACCTGTGTGCTCGGGCGCAAGCACGAGGCATCACGATCTATCAGCGTTCAAAGACTGTATGGATCGCGGCGGGAAGCCATCGCGGGCAAGATTTTGAAGTGAAGGGACGTTCTCCAGCAATTGCGCTCGCATTCTGGGTGGAAGCCGCCCGATACAGAGGCTCGGGCATATAGGCCGCTCCGTGCTTTGGAGGCGCATTGCGTTGGAAAAGGGTGTCCGGTCGACACGCTTCAAGCCATTTTTGCGCAGGCCGCTATCCCAAACAGCCGCGCATTCTCGCCGGTATGCCTCGGGGGTTTGCACCGGAGCTCAAGAACCGATCCGTACCCACTTCCCGTTGGCCGATTGCGACTGTCTGGCAAAATAACGGTACGAAGTGTTTGACCAATCGCGGATGACACTGCCACGGTTATCCAGGATCAAGTCGCCCTTGTCGGTTCGAACCGTGAGCACCGTGTGACCCTCGCCGCCAAGCGAAGCGACCGTCAGAAGCAAAGCGGAAGCCGGCCATCCACGCTTCAAAAGCTCGCTTTTTTTCAGGATCGCAATATCCTCGCAATCACCCTGTTTGGTCGGTAGACGCCAATCGTCGGCACTGCCTGCCGTGACGAGATCGCTGCGCTCCTCGATCCGGCGATTGACGGAGGTGTTCACCGCTTCGAGTTCGGCTCTGCGTGCCGGTGTCAGCGTCACCAGCTTGACCCGCCCGCTGGTGCTGCAGAGTCGTGGCTGGTTGGCGCAGAACACACGAGCGGCCGGCGGAGGGAACGCATACCCCTTTGTGACCATCATCGCATGGGAGCCGGCTGTCGCGCTGCAACCAGTTGCCACCATGGCTACGGCAACAAGCGTAGCAAAACGCATCACGTACCATCTCCTTTTGGCTGTCAAGCTGCCAACAAGCCTCGCAGAAAATGGTAAATCAATCCTTAAAAAGGTATTCTCGGCAAACATACATAACAATATGTTACCGGATTGTAGAAATTAATTGATAGCGTCTTGGTTTGGGACCATGCGCACCTTTGCGTTGGAGGAAGAAATGCTGCTATCCATGACTTTGATGAGAAAGGTTTATTCGACCTTGCTCGTCTCATCTGCTGTTCTGGCTGCGAGTATGACGAGTTCTACGGCAGCACAGGATAGTATACGGCCGCGGATGACGGCAGCCCAATGCCAACCTCTTACCGACGCGAACTATGCGATGTGTTGTATCGCGATCAATCGCGGAAGCATCCTTTCGTCAGATCAACTCGATCAATGCCCACCCATCACCACCTCGCTCATAGCAACCACGCTTTCACGCATCGGCGACAGCAACGGGCCTGGCAATGGAGGTGGTTCCAGTGGCGGTGGTACGGGCGGCAAGGGCGGAGACGACGGCGGCAAGGGCGGCGATGACGGCGGCAAGGGCGGCGACAACGGCGGCAAGGGCGGCGACAACGGCGGCAAGAGCGGCGACGACGGTGGCAAAAGCGGCGACAACGGCGGCAAGAGTGGTGACGACGGCGGCAAGAGCGGCGACGACGGTGGCAAAAGCGGCGACAACGGCGGCAAGAGTGGTGACGACGGCGGCAAGAGTGGCGACAACGGCGGCAAGGGTGGCGATTCCGGGCGCGGCTCCGGCCATTAGCAGAGGCTTCGGCAACTCGGTGTCGGATGTTGCTGGAGCGCATGTGATATCCGGCTTCGCCCCTGACTGATCCGCTCCAAATTCAGGAAGGCGCGTCGCGCTCCAGCGAGTCCAAGCGACGCGCCTTGACACCGAGCGTTGCCGCTTGGCCGGACAATGGGTCAAGGCTAATGCAACACAATCGCAAAGAATTTTCTGTCAGGCGACTGCAGCCTATCAACACCCTGCAGGCAAACTCTCCGAACCTGGACAGCTTGTCTGACCATGCGGCGCCAGCGGCCGAACTTCTGGCGGTTTTGGGCAATGAGAGAAGACTTGTGATTCTGGGCCATCTGACGGAAGGCGAGATTTCGGTTGGCGAATTGGCTGTGCTGGTCGGACTTAGCAAAAGCGCTCTTTCTCAACATCTGAGCAAGCTGCGCAAACACCAACTGGTTTCCACCAGGCGTCACCGACAGACCGTCTACTATTCCTGTAGTTTTGGGATCGGTCGGAAAATCACCCAGATAATCGATTTAGCCGTGAACCTGGCTGCAGTTTCGCGGGCCGAGAAGCCTCGCAGGCCCCCCGCCACATAAATCCAGACGTCCGGATCCATGACATCCTGCAGATCCTGGCAGCTCGCGCAGGCAGCAGGTTCCGCTTCGTCTCCAGTCTTCAAACGCCGCGTGGCCTTCCCGGCATGGCGTCTGGCGCGTCATTGCCGGCTGTCAAGCGTGGAAACGATGCTTAAGCCCACGATCTATTAGTTGATCGTGGTAGAGCTTTTGCAGCGGCACTGTTAGAGTTCCTGACAGGACGGGGCGATATCGGCGCGGGCGCACCTGCCAGGACGATTCTCACAGCAACGCGACGAAGGTTCAGGAGCGGGTGGTCGCCTGTGCTGCAGCAGGACCAGAAGGAATCGGGACTCAAACATGGCTGAACGGAATTACACCCGTCAGCTGGCGACGATCGTCTCCATCGATGCCGTTGGATTTTCACGGTTGATGGGTCTTGACGATGAATCGGCTGTCGCTGCCTTCGAGGAACGACGCGACATCATCGCCGAGAGCTGCAGCACCTTCGGCGGCCGCACCTTCGGCGATGCTGGCGACAGCGTCATGGCCGAATTCGGCAATCCGATCGAGGCGCTGCGCGCGGCGTTCGATTTTCAGGATCGAATTGTCACGCTCAATTCATCGCTGGACGAACCCATGCGCATGCCGTTTCGCGCCGGCATCAACACGGGCGATGTCATCGTCCGTGAAGGCCGGCTTTACGGCGACGACGTCAACATCGCAGCCAGAATCCAGGAATTCGCGCCCCACGATGGTCTCGCCGTGTCGGAAACCACCTGGCACCACGTGAAGGACAAGACAGCGGCTGAATTCACCGACCTCGGCGAACTCATGCTGAAGAATATCGCGCTGCCGGTGCGCGTTTTGATTGCGAGGCGCGGCGGCAACCTTTCACCGCCACCAGCGCTGATGGCGGCAATCCCATCCGTCAATGGTCGGCAGAACGTGTCGCTCAAAGGTCCACCCGCGATCGCCGTGCTGCCGTTCCAAAGCGATGGAGGCGAGCGCGACGTCGGCTATATGGCCGACGGCATAGCCGAAGACATCATTTACGGGCTTTCCAACAGAAGATGGCTCTCGGTGATTGCCAAGAACTCGAGCTTCCAGTTTCGCGACGACACCTTGGGAACGCGCGTTATCGGCAATGCCCTTGGTGCACGCTACATCGTCAGCGGCACGCTGATGCGCAACGATGAGCGGATTCGTCTGACAACCTCGCTTGCCGACGTGTCAAACGGCCGATTGGTATGGTCGCAACGCTTCGATCGCGCGCTGGCCGACATCTTCAATCTGCGCGACGAGATCGGCGCGGAGATCGTCTCGATCCTCGACAAGGAGGTCGACAGGGCCGAACAGGCGCGGACCTTCCAGGTGCCGTGGGAAAGTCTGGAAACGTGGCAATTGGTGCGGCGTGGACGCTGGCATATGAATCGGCGCACACGCGGCGACACGGAAATCGCGCTGGAGTTTTTCGAAAAGGCTTACCGGGAAGATCCGAATTCGAGTGCGGTGCTGAACGAACTGGCATGGTGGTATTTCTGGCGAGCCTGGCTGCGGTTCGGCGACAGCGACGATCTGGACAAGGTCAAGCAATATTCACGCAAAGCCTTGCTCATGGACAGCCTGGATGCCCGCCCGCACGCTCATCTCGGCGTCATGGACATCATGAGAGGGCGGCCCGCATCGGCGGTCGATCATCTCGAGGAAGCGCTTCACATCAATCCAAGCTTCGCTTTTGCGCACTCGGCTATGGGCAGTGCGCGCCTGCTGCTGGGCGATGCCGCCGGTGCAATACCGTTCTTCGTCGAGACGGAGCGGCTGAGCCCGTTTGACCTCTACCGGTTCCACAATCTGGGGGAATTGGCGGCAGCTTACAGTTTCCTAGAGGACTGGCCATCGGCGATCTCCACCGCGGACCGCTCGCTCGATCTGTCACCCGGCTATTTCTATTCCCGGTTTCTGAAGATCGGCGCCCTGGCGAGGAGCGGGCGCAAGCAAGAGGCCATGCGGGAGCTGGCTATACTTATGACGCGACATCCGGATTTTTCGGAGCAAAGGGTGCGCTGGATACCGTTCGTGGACAAAGCGGCAAACGAATTTCTCATCGCCAATTTCAAATCCGCCGCGAGCGATGATTAATTGAGGTGCCGAATGCCGACAACTGTGAAAGTATTCACATACGCGAGAAGGCTGCAAACCTAGCCATGGGTTAGCCGGCATCGCAATGACGTGGACAGCCGGGGGGCTTGAACGCGCATGATCCGTTTAAAGTATTTCGACGCCGTCCGGGCCGGACAAGAAAACCAGCGCCCACTAGCCGAAATGCCGCCATTCGATCTGGAGCGACTCCGCTCCAAGGGCATCGTGTCGCGCATCATCGGCGTTCTCTTCAATGATCCGCGCTGGATGCTGGCGCTGCTACGCAGGTTCTGGCCCAATCTCGCCATCGGCAACTTCCTGCTCGTAACCAGGAATGCGGACGTCCGTGAGATATTGGAGCGCGGCGACGAATTCGAGACGCCTTACGGGCCGGAAATGGCCGAACTGGCACGCGGATCGAACTTCATTCTCGGCATGCAGGACGGCGCCGATTACCGGCGCATGAAATCGTCGGTGCTGGGCGCTTTCCCACCGGGAGAAGTCGAGGCCCTAGTCAGGCCGATCGCCGCGAGGCATTCACAAGAAATAATGATGCGGGCAAGTCCCGGCTTCGACGCGATAACGGATCTGATAAAGATCGTTCCGGTGCGCATCTGCCGCGATTACTTCGGCCTCGAGATCGATGATGAATCCGAGTTTGCCGATTGGGCCATTGCGTTGAGTGCGCTGTTTTTTTCGGACCCGACGGCAAGCCCCACCACGCGCCAGCTCGCGGTGGTGGCCGGCGACCGGCTGATCAGGGTGATCGACCGCTCCATCGATGCGATCCGTGAGAGGAAGGGGGCCAAGGATCGGCTGCCCCTGGCAAGGCTGGTCGATCTGCTGGATCAGGATCGCCTTTCGCTTCCCGACATTCATTCGATCATGCTTGGCATGATCGCCGGCTTTGTCCCGACCAATGTGCTCGCCGGCGGCAACTGCCTCGACGTGATCCTGTCCCGCGCCGATGCGCGGCAGGCTATCGATGCAGCCTTGGCCAAGAACGACACAGGCAGCCTGGACAGGGCCATTTTGGAAGCCATGCGCTTCAAGCCTATCTGGATTGGTCCCTGGCGTTACACCGCGCGCGACGCAACCATCGCCATGGGCACGCGCCGCGAGCGCCTTGTGAAGGCCGGAACTGTGGTCATGCCCGCAACGCTGTCGGCGATGTTCGATCCCGAGGCCGTGCAAAGCCCCAATCACTTTGACACGTCGCGCCCGCATCGCGATTACCTGGTCTTCGGCTACGGCATTCATCAATGCATCGGCGCCGAAATCGCCAGGATCCAGATTGGCGAAAGCCTTCGCGCCCTGTTCCAGAAGAACAATGTCCGCCGCGCGCGCGGCAAGGCTGGCAGGATGACGCATATCGGCGCCTATCCAGACAGCCTGAAGGTCGATTTCGAGCGGCCCGCTCTTTGCCGCACGGTCATCCATTCGATGGCGACGGTGGTATGCCCGATCACCCGGCCTGCGTCGCTGGACGCCATCCGCGAAGAGGTCGCCGGGTTCGGCAACCCTGCCAGCGACGAGATCCGTGCCGCGCTCAATGCCACCGGCATCATCCATTTCGCCAGCCTGGCTGTTGTTCCAACCGGCGAGGTGGGCAATGCCCCCGCCGATGAGAAAGGAGCGCTTGTCCTGGAGGTATCTGGCGACGGCAGCACTGAGGATGTCATCAATGCTGTTGCGCATGCCATCGGGGACAGGCTGCGGCCAATCCTGAAGGACGTCTGCGACCTGCCTGACGGCCTCGTCTTGGACGCATTCCTGCGCAAGCACAATGTCGAGATTTCACCATCTTTCGGCAGCAACGCCGGACTGGTTTTTTCCGGTACACCGGGCCATTCGGTGCAGCGCATCCTGGCGGAAGCCGAACTTGCCGATGCAGTTCGCCTGCTGGTCGAACAGCCGTGCGCCACCAAGGGCGGAGCGGCGGCCGCGCTTGACGAAGCCCGTCGGCATGTTCGGTCCCTAGAAAAATTCGACTGGGCATTCGGGCCTGCCGAAAGCTTGCTCGAACGGCCCCCCGGAAAATGGTGGCAGGCCATAACAACCACGCTGCTGGCGCCGGCCGTGCTGGCCGCTGTCGCCCTGCTGGTGCTCGCCTTCTGGTGGATGACCTATGTGCTGGTGTTCGGCGATCCGCCCGGCCTCACATTAGGCACCATTGCCATCGCCGGCACTGCGCTTCTATTGGCCGTGCTTGGAATCCTGGCGCTGGCAGCGGTGATCCTTGGCCTGTGCTTTCTCGCCCTACGGCGCCTCGAAGACATCGATGTCCCGCACAGCACGCCGGTCGACCTCGGCGATCTCGACAAGATTCTGGTCCGCGAAGACCAGCCCGGGCAAGCCCAGAACCATCTGACGGCGATCTCGACGATGAAGGTCGGCATATTGCGGAGGCTGGCGCTCAGATTGTCGTTCTACCTGATCTCGATCTCGGCGCAGAAGGTCTTCAGGCCGGGGTTCCTTGCCACCATCAACACCATCCATTTTGCCCGATGGGTGCTGTTGCCCGGCACCAACAGGCTGATGTTCTTCTCCAATTATGGCGGCAGCTGGGAAAGCTATCTCGAGGATTTCATCGCCAAGGCCGCCGCCGGCCTGACGGGCGTATGGAGCAACACCGAGGGTTATCCTCGCACACGCTGGCTTTTCCTCGATGGCGCCCGCGACGGCGACCGTTTCAAACGCTGGGCGCGCCGCCAGCAGGTGCCCACCCTGTTCTGGTATTCGGCCTATCCTGCTCTCAACACGTTGCGCATTCGCGCCAATTCCAGGATCAGGCACGGCATCGCCACCGCGACGGGCAGTGAGGCGCGCGACTGGCTGAGCCTGTTCGGCTCCCTGCCGCGCCCGCAGGCCAGGAAGGCGGACGCCGGACCAGCAGCGCCCGACCCGCTGCCGGTCGAACAATTGGAGACCGGTGAGATCCAGTCCTTGTTCTTCGGTCCGTTCGGATCGTTGGGGCATGCCCATATGCTGGCGATCGCCATACCAGAAAACCTTTCCAGGGGCAGGCGCAGGGCCTGGCTGGAATTCATTGTCGAGCAGACCAGCTTCGGCGACGGCGTGCCGGCGGGGCGGGCGATGAGCGTTGCGTTCGGTCCCGACGGCCTTCGTCGTCTCGGGCTGGACGGCAGCGTCGATGACAATCCGCTCGACACATTCCCCGTCGCCTTTCGCCATGGCATGGGCAATCCCGAGCGCAGCCGCATCCTCGACGATCTCGGCGAAAGCGTGCCTCAGAAGTGGCAATGGGGTTCGCCGCAAAAGCCGGTTGACGCGGTGGTCGTCTGCTATGCGGAAAGTCCGGAGCGATTGAAGGTCGAGGTCGGCACCGCAAAGGCAAAGCTGACGGCAGCGGGGATGGACCTCGTCTCGGAGCTGCCGCTCGCGACCAAGCGCGACGGCAAGCGCGCCGTCGAGCACTTTGGCTTCGTCGACGGCGTCTCACAGCCGATCGTCAGGGGAACCGCCCGCGCCAACGTTGGCGCGGCACCCATGCACCTTGTCGCGCCCGGCGAGTTTCTGTTCGGCTATCGCGACGAGCACGGTTTCTATCCGTCATCGCCCTCTGTCGAGGCGTCGCTCGACCGGACCGGTATCCTCTCGGCGGTGCGCCGCAACCGGCAGATACCAGGCCTGCCGCCGCCGCGCCGCGACTTCGGCCGCAACGGCACCTTCCTCGTCATGCGCCAGTTCGAGCAGCACGTCGACACTTTCAACGCGTACTGCAAGGCGGCGGCGGTACAAGCGGCCAGCGAGACCGACGACCCGGC harbors:
- a CDS encoding ArsR/SmtB family transcription factor, giving the protein MDSLSDHAAPAAELLAVLGNERRLVILGHLTEGEISVGELAVLVGLSKSALSQHLSKLRKHQLVSTRRHRQTVYYSCSFGIGRKITQIIDLAVNLAAVSRAEKPRRPPAT
- the cysT gene encoding sulfate ABC transporter permease subunit CysT — protein: MTATFATTAPAQAGWRFRQPSVIPGFGLTLGLSLAYLTLIILIPLSGLIWRSAALGWTDFWAIATDRRTINALEISFGTAFLAAIVNVVFGTLVAWVLVRYRFPGRRIVDAMVDLPFALPTAVAGIALTTLYAPNGWIGKLLMPLGIKVAYTPLGIVIALVFIGLPFVVRTVQPIMEEIDKEVEEAAATLGASRFQIITRVLFPGLAPAIITGFSLAFARGVGEYGSVIFIAGNLPYKSEIAPLLIVIRLEEYNYPAATAIAAIMLALSFVMLLVVNLVQTWSRKRYG
- a CDS encoding sulfate/molybdate ABC transporter ATP-binding protein; translation: MEVRVANVRKEFERFPALHDVSLDIKSGELIALLGPSGSGKTTLLRLIAGLERPTRGKIFFGDEDASQRSIQERNVGFVFQHYALFRHMTVADNIGFGLKVRHGPSRPPAQEIRRRASELLDLVQLSGLEKRYPAQLSGGQRQRVALARAMAIEPKVLLLDEPFGALDAQVRRELRRWLREIHDATGHTTVFVTHDQEEALELADRVVVMSQGRIEQVGTADDIYDTPNSPFVYGFIGESSSLPVKVENGEIWLADRPIGLAAPGEPSGDATLYFRPHDIDLLDGCSGCIAGTVTASRRVAGTRRVELEIGGERRRVEIELPVDHPAAQKSRVAFRPGRWKLFAASTAIQNRTFAFASGKKRVLEKPERLKPTTRAA
- a CDS encoding adenylate/guanylate cyclase domain-containing protein produces the protein MAERNYTRQLATIVSIDAVGFSRLMGLDDESAVAAFEERRDIIAESCSTFGGRTFGDAGDSVMAEFGNPIEALRAAFDFQDRIVTLNSSLDEPMRMPFRAGINTGDVIVREGRLYGDDVNIAARIQEFAPHDGLAVSETTWHHVKDKTAAEFTDLGELMLKNIALPVRVLIARRGGNLSPPPALMAAIPSVNGRQNVSLKGPPAIAVLPFQSDGGERDVGYMADGIAEDIIYGLSNRRWLSVIAKNSSFQFRDDTLGTRVIGNALGARYIVSGTLMRNDERIRLTTSLADVSNGRLVWSQRFDRALADIFNLRDEIGAEIVSILDKEVDRAEQARTFQVPWESLETWQLVRRGRWHMNRRTRGDTEIALEFFEKAYREDPNSSAVLNELAWWYFWRAWLRFGDSDDLDKVKQYSRKALLMDSLDARPHAHLGVMDIMRGRPASAVDHLEEALHINPSFAFAHSAMGSARLLLGDAAGAIPFFVETERLSPFDLYRFHNLGELAAAYSFLEDWPSAISTADRSLDLSPGYFYSRFLKIGALARSGRKQEAMRELAILMTRHPDFSEQRVRWIPFVDKAANEFLIANFKSAASDD
- a CDS encoding sulfate ABC transporter substrate-binding protein, which produces MTKPHFKKLLGVLVAASVQFGTLGFAFADTTILNVSYDPTRELYKAYDEAFVAHWKAETGETVTIQQSHGGSGAQARAVIDGLEADVVTLALEGDINAIVSKSKKIDPDWRKKFENNSAPYTSTIIFLVRKGNPKGIHDWNDLVKDGTQVITPNPKTSGGARWNYLAAWAYANANDGGDEAKTKAFVGKLYANAPVLDTGARGSTVTFAQKGIGDVLIGWENDAYLALDEFGADNFEIVYPPTSILAEPPVAIVDANVDAKGTRKVAEAYLGWLYSKEGQTIIAKNHYRPAKPELVAPADLPKTPDIKLISIDDPLFGGWKKAQPYHFGDGGIFDQIYKPE
- the cysW gene encoding sulfate ABC transporter permease subunit CysW, whose protein sequence is MADPEIKSWEPYHESRSAAVTESRPAQAVLMAIAFAFLGVFLLLPLIIVFHEALAKGVGAYTQALGEADARSAIHLTLLVAAISVPLNVVFGISAAWAIAKFEFKGKAFLTTLIDLPFSVSPVISGLVYVLLFGAQGLLGDWLKGHGIQILFAVPGIVLATVFVTFPFVARELIPLMQEQGNGDEEAALSLGANGWQTFWFVTLPNVKWGLLYGVLLCNARAMGEFGAVSVVSGHIRGLTNTMPLHVEILYNEYNAVGAFAVASLLAGLALVTLVLKTLLEMRYGAELAATRGH
- a CDS encoding transglutaminase-like cysteine peptidase — its product is MRFATLVAVAMVATGCSATAGSHAMMVTKGYAFPPPAARVFCANQPRLCSTSGRVKLVTLTPARRAELEAVNTSVNRRIEERSDLVTAGSADDWRLPTKQGDCEDIAILKKSELLKRGWPASALLLTVASLGGEGHTVLTVRTDKGDLILDNRGSVIRDWSNTSYRYFARQSQSANGKWVRIGS